Proteins encoded in a region of the Candidatus Methanoperedens sp. genome:
- a CDS encoding methanogenesis marker 15 protein, protein MNMINNPMVASCGAECGGREKEIEPDPVQITAVRKLSASENPVRIAELSCGVEYSGIQKEIESAVKQVNAVMVYPEVDISDIESIEEEFGLKVASPDLKLMMARAKSIVTGKVHVDAVFVATCFRCAEAAIVRSEVRRYIHEQTGIPVISYSFTERTTAGTLLTRMEALTTTARRKSLLAREKQSGLTAGIDSGSTTTKAVIMRDNKIIGKGWVPTIKVLESAEEAYGNALKEAGVSREEIQALGTTGYGRFLLGEHFKADLVQEEITVNSKGAVYLADKQKGTATVLDIGGMDNKAISVIDGIPGMFTMGGICAGASGRFLEMTAKRLGVGITELGALAVKGNAHNVKMNSYCIVFGIQSLVNSLAAGSKPEDVAAAACHSVAEQLFEQQLQEIDVKEPVIMVGGTSLIEGLPKAVEELLKVKVIVPDNAQYIGAVGAALLVSGFISK, encoded by the coding sequence ATGAATATGATTAATAATCCAATGGTTGCCTCGTGCGGTGCTGAATGCGGCGGAAGAGAAAAAGAGATAGAACCAGATCCCGTGCAGATCACCGCGGTAAGAAAATTAAGCGCATCGGAAAATCCTGTAAGGATAGCAGAGCTTTCGTGCGGCGTGGAGTACAGCGGTATACAGAAAGAGATAGAATCTGCCGTGAAGCAGGTCAATGCTGTAATGGTTTATCCGGAAGTGGATATTTCTGATATTGAGTCGATAGAAGAGGAATTCGGGCTCAAAGTCGCAAGTCCTGACCTGAAGCTGATGATGGCAAGGGCAAAATCCATCGTCACCGGGAAAGTGCACGTTGATGCTGTTTTCGTTGCAACGTGCTTCAGATGTGCCGAGGCCGCGATCGTGAGGAGCGAGGTACGCCGGTATATTCATGAACAAACGGGTATTCCGGTCATAAGCTATTCCTTCACGGAGAGGACAACGGCCGGGACGCTTCTCACAAGAATGGAGGCTCTTACCACCACGGCCAGACGCAAAAGCCTTCTTGCGCGAGAAAAGCAGAGCGGGTTGACAGCAGGTATAGATTCAGGCTCAACTACCACGAAAGCCGTTATCATGCGGGACAACAAGATAATCGGCAAAGGATGGGTGCCAACGATCAAAGTGCTTGAAAGTGCTGAAGAAGCCTATGGCAATGCTTTGAAAGAGGCCGGGGTCAGTAGGGAAGAGATCCAGGCCCTCGGCACGACCGGATACGGAAGGTTCCTTCTGGGTGAGCATTTCAAGGCAGACCTTGTCCAGGAAGAGATCACGGTCAACTCTAAGGGAGCCGTGTATCTTGCCGATAAACAAAAGGGAACTGCGACCGTGCTTGATATAGGGGGCATGGACAATAAAGCCATATCTGTAATAGACGGCATACCCGGGATGTTCACGATGGGAGGCATATGTGCGGGCGCATCGGGACGATTTCTCGAGATGACCGCGAAAAGGCTCGGGGTGGGCATCACAGAGCTTGGCGCCCTCGCGGTCAAAGGAAATGCCCACAATGTCAAAATGAATAGCTACTGTATAGTTTTCGGTATCCAGTCCCTTGTAAATTCACTGGCAGCGGGGAGCAAACCCGAGGATGTTGCCGCCGCAGCCTGCCATAGCGTGGCAGAACAGTTATTCGAGCAGCAGCTTCAGGAGATCGATGTCAAAGAACCTGTAATAATGGTGGGTGGAACGTCACTTATTGAGGGACTTCCCAAAGCTGTTGAGGAATTGCTCAAAGTAAAGGTCATAGTTCCCGATAATGCACAATACATAGGCGCGGTCGGGGCGGCTTTGCTGGTATCAGGATTCATTTCAAAATGA
- a CDS encoding methanogenesis marker 5 protein: MKIFIYPTNSLILSDLVERFGHEPLAIMQEIGKKVRTQSLDSPPINITPEDPKLGLKYAAVEVPSGVRGRMSLFDPLIQNADAAIVVREPVISFGCMGCARTNELVNFLIRSKKIPMLELDYPVSEEDAKEFVFKIAEFLKSLKPTEEKK, translated from the coding sequence ATGAAGATCTTCATTTACCCGACTAACAGTCTTATCCTTTCTGACCTTGTGGAGCGCTTCGGCCATGAACCGCTAGCTATAATGCAGGAAATCGGGAAGAAAGTAAGAACGCAGTCTCTTGATTCTCCTCCTATTAACATCACGCCTGAAGATCCAAAACTCGGCCTTAAATATGCCGCTGTGGAGGTACCTTCGGGAGTGAGAGGAAGAATGTCGTTATTCGACCCGCTCATCCAGAATGCGGATGCAGCGATCGTAGTGCGCGAACCGGTAATATCGTTCGGCTGCATGGGATGCGCAAGGACGAACGAACTCGTGAATTTCCTGATACGTTCTAAGAAAATACCAATGCTAGAATTGGATTATCCAGTATCCGAGGAAGATGCAAAGGAATTCGTGTTCAAGATAGCCGAATTCCTGAAATCCCTTAAACCGACGGAGGAAAAGAAATGA
- a CDS encoding methanogenesis marker 6 protein — MDTLTKMVVINSQKVLPSDVVVKLYESNADVMIKETCFGVIVSGERAVVEKLLAEIRRMDPYGIFIKERGLAPGEPYRCRATRRGGARPGFHTIETENKLLPHIARALMALDRGEIPKQKTRKKKLDIERFKEIIKETEVSP, encoded by the coding sequence ATGGATACCCTTACGAAAATGGTAGTGATCAATTCCCAGAAAGTGCTGCCAAGCGATGTGGTTGTAAAGCTTTACGAATCCAATGCCGATGTGATGATAAAAGAAACCTGTTTTGGGGTGATAGTCTCGGGGGAACGCGCCGTCGTAGAGAAGCTCCTCGCTGAGATTCGCAGGATGGATCCATACGGCATATTCATAAAAGAGCGTGGTTTAGCCCCGGGTGAACCTTACCGCTGTAGGGCCACGAGGCGAGGCGGGGCAAGGCCGGGATTCCACACCATCGAGACAGAGAACAAATTATTACCCCATATAGCCCGGGCACTGATGGCGCTGGATAGAGGTGAGATTCCCAAACAAAAAACGAGAAAGAAAAAACTTGATATTGAGAGATTTAAAGAAATAATAAAAGAAACAGAGGTAAGCCCATGA
- a CDS encoding methanogenesis marker 3 protein → MISIEVNGEKFEAKEGSKLKDVLDLTKSFHIPGTTIGILKVGEKKEEATSEYKIFTSKGELRIELVGDQALWNKFSHLLVDMKAHWETHNSIAFGPVETDILIERVEKKFNRYDVFCGTGGYDARNSYLMFAKDKHISDYGSPRDAVMGKVISGKNVLAQLKQGDILSRIEPVIKWETLLNKISTSDLDTGVEDGMKIFTYFKVDLINESPEGAEHFLALIRKKIFRVDTFSNSFISDNMLKGEGCPYEHWDARSEGAVVVRTDGLGNGRVYIYKEDRTSSAVHSVVGHVSHGIELLKIAPEGSKLAVVSNPDRVMVQGMSFDVAEKLLNARGLKLEKRGYMGEDAIIVEQDPDTTIEIMKEGMVTCLGVKSDKIIDVKLYDDLAPITLDFFRHSLRLKDRPLGPLPVFYTYENTYLFRAEKEAEAYKEINPENTPKSKVAAGEIAVTNQAAKRYGMIGVKLTDDERYGPTGEKFESTNIIGKVTDPNRLKEIKVGDVVYIREVS, encoded by the coding sequence GTGATCTCAATAGAGGTTAATGGAGAAAAATTTGAAGCTAAAGAAGGTTCAAAACTGAAGGATGTCTTAGATCTAACTAAATCATTCCACATCCCGGGCACAACCATTGGCATCCTGAAAGTGGGTGAGAAAAAGGAGGAAGCAACCTCAGAATACAAGATATTCACCTCAAAAGGGGAGTTAAGGATTGAACTTGTCGGTGATCAAGCTTTGTGGAATAAGTTCAGTCATCTTCTTGTTGACATGAAAGCACACTGGGAGACCCATAACTCGATCGCTTTTGGACCTGTAGAAACAGATATCTTAATCGAGAGAGTAGAGAAAAAATTCAACCGTTATGACGTATTCTGTGGGACAGGCGGGTATGATGCCAGGAATTCCTATCTGATGTTTGCAAAAGATAAGCACATATCCGATTATGGAAGTCCCAGGGATGCTGTTATGGGTAAGGTCATAAGCGGTAAGAATGTTCTTGCACAACTCAAGCAGGGAGACATCCTATCAAGAATAGAACCTGTCATAAAATGGGAAACGCTCCTTAACAAGATATCCACTTCTGACCTCGATACAGGAGTCGAAGATGGGATGAAAATCTTTACCTATTTTAAAGTAGACCTGATAAATGAATCCCCTGAAGGTGCTGAGCATTTCCTGGCACTTATAAGAAAAAAGATATTCCGGGTTGATACCTTCTCAAATTCATTCATTTCAGATAATATGCTCAAAGGAGAAGGATGCCCCTATGAACACTGGGATGCGCGTTCTGAAGGTGCCGTGGTGGTGCGCACAGACGGACTGGGGAACGGCCGCGTATACATATACAAAGAGGACCGGACGTCAAGCGCCGTCCATAGCGTGGTTGGACATGTCTCCCATGGGATCGAACTCCTCAAAATTGCGCCTGAGGGCAGCAAGCTTGCTGTGGTTTCCAATCCCGATCGAGTAATGGTACAGGGAATGAGCTTTGATGTCGCGGAGAAACTGCTGAATGCAAGGGGACTGAAGCTTGAAAAAAGAGGATATATGGGCGAGGATGCCATCATTGTTGAACAGGACCCAGATACCACAATAGAGATCATGAAAGAAGGTATGGTCACATGTCTTGGAGTAAAATCAGATAAGATAATAGATGTCAAATTATACGATGACCTTGCGCCCATAACCCTTGACTTCTTCAGGCACTCCCTCCGCCTCAAAGACCGACCCCTCGGTCCGCTGCCTGTGTTCTACACTTATGAAAACACATATCTTTTCAGGGCTGAAAAAGAGGCAGAAGCATATAAGGAAATAAATCCCGAGAATACTCCAAAGAGTAAAGTCGCTGCAGGGGAAATAGCTGTAACCAATCAGGCGGCGAAGCGTTACGGCATGATTGGTGTTAAGCTTACCGATGATGAAAGGTATGGTCCGACAGGTGAGAAGTTCGAAAGTACGAATATCATAGGAAAAGTAACCGATCCCAACCGGCTCAAAGAAATCAAAGTGGGAGATGTTGTTTACATAAGAGAGGTTTCATAA
- the atwA gene encoding methyl coenzyme M reductase system, component A2, translated as MTLFIEIKDLRVGFDGIDVLKNINLEVNEGEILGILGKSSAGKSILMHVLRGVEAFDDVTGSVIYHLSRCNACGFIDRPSKAGTACPRCNERLEKFDADFIKMDIHDPIRREITRRIAIMLQRTFALYGDERVIVNVMNALQEIDEMGPNAINKAADLLDQVNLSNRMMHIARELSGGEKQRVVLARQLVKNPILLLADEPTGTLDPKTADLVHETILNATKNFQMSLIITSHWPKVIEELSHRALWLDEGKILKIGDPHDVAAEFMKEVGDVGDQEKVEIGKPIIRARELKMTYFSLDRGIVRAVNDIGFDVNEGEIFGLIGVSGAGKTTTSKIISGLLRPTSGSIEVRIGDEWIDLTQLGPDKKGRATKYIGILHQEYSLYPHRNVLNNLTESIGLDLPFELGERKAIQTMLTAGFTEKKAKEVLTKMPDELSEGERHRVAMAQVLIKEPRILVFDEPTGTMDPVTKIEVAKSILQARKELGETFIIVSHDMDFVAQVCDRAALMRLGKIIDIGETDAVLSKLSEKEREEALEGIVKELK; from the coding sequence ATGACGCTATTTATTGAAATTAAAGACCTTCGTGTAGGCTTTGATGGAATTGACGTGCTCAAAAATATAAACCTCGAAGTCAATGAAGGAGAAATACTTGGGATATTGGGGAAAAGCAGCGCAGGAAAATCCATTCTCATGCATGTCCTCAGAGGTGTGGAAGCCTTTGACGATGTAACGGGAAGCGTGATATACCATCTTTCCCGCTGTAACGCATGCGGATTCATTGACCGCCCAAGTAAAGCAGGGACTGCCTGTCCGAGATGTAATGAGCGCCTTGAGAAATTCGATGCAGATTTCATAAAAATGGATATCCATGACCCGATCAGAAGGGAAATTACCAGAAGGATCGCAATCATGCTCCAGAGGACTTTTGCGCTGTACGGCGATGAGAGGGTTATTGTGAATGTCATGAACGCTCTTCAGGAAATTGATGAGATGGGACCGAATGCAATAAACAAAGCCGCAGATCTGCTCGACCAGGTCAATCTTTCCAACAGGATGATGCATATCGCAAGAGAACTTTCTGGTGGAGAAAAACAGCGGGTGGTTCTTGCAAGACAGCTTGTTAAGAACCCGATTTTGTTACTCGCGGACGAACCCACAGGAACACTTGACCCAAAAACCGCGGACCTGGTCCATGAAACAATTTTAAATGCCACCAAGAATTTCCAGATGTCACTTATCATAACCTCCCATTGGCCCAAGGTTATCGAAGAACTTTCACACAGGGCTCTCTGGCTTGATGAAGGAAAGATTCTAAAGATCGGTGACCCGCATGATGTCGCTGCGGAATTCATGAAAGAAGTTGGAGACGTGGGTGACCAGGAAAAAGTTGAGATAGGAAAACCCATAATTCGGGCACGCGAACTGAAAATGACGTATTTCTCTCTTGACAGGGGCATTGTCCGGGCGGTCAATGACATAGGTTTCGATGTAAATGAGGGTGAAATATTCGGGTTAATCGGAGTCAGTGGAGCAGGCAAGACCACAACTTCCAAGATCATCTCCGGATTATTGCGCCCTACGTCAGGTTCAATCGAAGTCAGAATAGGGGACGAATGGATCGACCTCACGCAGCTTGGGCCGGACAAGAAGGGAAGGGCTACCAAATATATTGGAATATTACATCAAGAATACAGTCTTTATCCCCACAGGAACGTGCTCAATAACCTGACAGAATCCATAGGTCTTGATCTGCCTTTTGAATTGGGTGAGCGAAAAGCGATCCAGACAATGTTGACCGCTGGTTTCACGGAGAAAAAGGCAAAGGAAGTTCTCACCAAAATGCCTGATGAATTAAGCGAAGGTGAAAGGCACAGGGTCGCGATGGCCCAGGTCCTTATCAAAGAGCCCAGGATCCTTGTTTTTGATGAGCCCACAGGGACAATGGATCCCGTAACGAAGATAGAAGTTGCGAAATCCATCCTTCAAGCCAGAAAAGAACTCGGGGAGACTTTTATCATAGTATCACATGATATGGATTTTGTCGCTCAGGTTTGCGACAGGGCTGCATTGATGCGCCTGGGCAAGATAATTGACATCGGGGAGACGGATGCTGTTTTATCAAAACTATCCGAGAAAGAGAGGGAAGAAGCCCTTGAAGGGATAGTCAAAGAATTAAAATGA
- a CDS encoding ribose-phosphate diphosphokinase, whose amino-acid sequence MNIIGGHASQLLAGRVSDALKSNLLVCEFRKFPDGELYTRILDEIGTDDVTIIQSTVTDSDFVMLLQLIDACSDAARINVVIPYMGYARQDKRFKEGEPISARAIARAINVDNIYTINIHDPGILDHFDAKAVNLDATPVMGKYIKNMDLKNPLIIAPDEGAIGLATNAARDLGLDYDFLEKTRLSGELVTIKPKNVAVKGRDVIIIDDIISTAGTMAETISLLRNQGAHEVYVACVHPVLSSNAILKLFKAGVKGIMATDTIDRGVSVISVAPVVAEAIKNI is encoded by the coding sequence TTGAACATTATTGGTGGCCATGCATCCCAATTGCTTGCGGGACGAGTCTCTGATGCATTAAAATCTAATCTGCTGGTATGCGAATTCAGGAAATTTCCAGATGGGGAATTGTATACACGAATTTTAGATGAAATAGGCACGGATGATGTTACCATAATCCAGAGCACGGTTACCGATTCGGATTTTGTAATGCTGCTACAGCTTATAGACGCATGCAGTGACGCAGCAAGGATCAATGTGGTTATCCCTTACATGGGCTATGCGCGCCAGGATAAACGCTTCAAGGAAGGCGAGCCGATAAGCGCCCGCGCAATCGCGCGAGCTATTAACGTGGATAATATCTACACCATCAATATACATGATCCGGGTATTCTTGATCACTTTGACGCAAAAGCCGTGAACCTTGATGCGACGCCTGTTATGGGCAAATATATAAAAAATATGGATCTGAAAAATCCCCTGATAATCGCCCCGGATGAAGGTGCCATCGGACTTGCAACAAACGCAGCAAGAGATCTGGGTCTGGACTATGATTTTCTGGAAAAGACGCGTTTGAGCGGGGAACTTGTAACTATCAAGCCAAAGAATGTGGCGGTCAAAGGAAGGGATGTTATCATTATCGACGATATCATATCGACCGCAGGTACCATGGCAGAAACGATATCACTTTTGCGGAACCAGGGGGCCCATGAGGTCTATGTTGCATGCGTGCATCCTGTTCTCTCAAGCAATGCCATCCTGAAATTGTTCAAAGCCGGGGTGAAGGGAATAATGGCGACGGATACCATTGATCGAGGCGTGAGTGTTATCAGCGTTGCTCCTGTCGTGGCAGAAGCCATAAAAAATATTTAA
- a CDS encoding ferritin-like domain-containing protein: MAEELLELLNKAIAREIGVSIQYMWQHVMAMGMKSPEIKDIFEDIAVVEMKHAEKIAERLFYLGGTPTTKPTPINVGDSLKEMIEFDLKAEDEAIELYTDIIKVADGEEDFTTRLLFEEILSEEEEHKHTFSILLK, translated from the coding sequence GTGGCAGAAGAACTTTTAGAGTTATTAAATAAAGCGATTGCAAGAGAAATTGGAGTAAGCATACAGTATATGTGGCAGCATGTCATGGCCATGGGCATGAAAAGTCCTGAAATAAAGGATATTTTCGAGGATATAGCAGTTGTGGAGATGAAACACGCTGAGAAGATAGCCGAACGACTTTTCTATCTTGGCGGAACTCCAACGACCAAACCTACGCCGATCAATGTAGGCGATTCCCTGAAAGAGATGATCGAGTTTGACCTCAAGGCCGAGGACGAAGCTATAGAACTATACACCGATATCATCAAAGTGGCAGATGGTGAAGAGGATTTCACGACACGGTTGTTATTTGAAGAGATTTTATCCGAGGAAGAAGAACATAAACATACATTCTCGATCCTGCTTAAGTAA
- a CDS encoding 30S ribosomal protein S6e — protein sequence MADYRVVVSDSKTAQAYQIPVTGTAANKFIGKNIGDTVSGDALGLAGYTIKLTGGTDKDGFPMRGDLPGPARKKILVAGGVGYHPKADGVRKRKTMRGREISSDTAQINAVVVEYGEKPLSEVFPKKEGEEKKEKVKETKRGSKR from the coding sequence ATGGCAGATTACAGAGTAGTTGTTTCGGATAGCAAGACCGCACAGGCGTACCAGATACCAGTCACAGGAACTGCGGCAAACAAATTCATTGGCAAGAATATCGGTGATACGGTTAGCGGGGACGCGCTAGGACTTGCGGGTTATACCATCAAGCTGACGGGCGGAACTGACAAAGATGGTTTCCCTATGAGGGGAGATTTACCGGGACCAGCACGAAAGAAGATCCTTGTGGCCGGGGGCGTTGGTTATCATCCAAAGGCAGACGGCGTGAGGAAAAGGAAAACCATGCGCGGACGGGAGATATCATCCGATACCGCCCAGATCAATGCCGTTGTTGTCGAATACGGCGAGAAACCATTGAGTGAGGTCTTCCCGAAGAAAGAAGGGGAAGAGAAAAAGGAAAA